Proteins found in one Zea mays cultivar B73 chromosome 1, Zm-B73-REFERENCE-NAM-5.0, whole genome shotgun sequence genomic segment:
- the LOC103643664 gene encoding lysine-specific demethylase JMJ25 isoform X2, whose translation MLLSPHGRLGSHRDASVAVPAPKPVRKEIKWKTSSSPSPVVSPPIHFSSRFSPLALPMAIPEDLEGTSGDGGVTNRGSRGRRKGAAKGRGRGRPRSADRSFPPPAMAGVAVGDRVLRERRHTTNVFCERDTDVDDESIYFQDDVETVRSKDSRSGDVLQTAKKRKKGGAGKVSVTKRSKREGEEQKKASPSKDKDCAETNGKRKMLTGDNALMCHQCQRNDKGRVVWCNSCRNKRFCVPCIERWYPNLSEDEFAAKCPYCRKNCNCKGCLRMRGVEEPPKKEISEENQISYACNVVRLLLPWLRKLRQEQMEEKKLEAKIKGVLVNEMKLEQAEYNLDERVYCNNCKTSIVDFHRSCKYCFYDLCLDCCVEIRRGEIPGGEEIMRVKPEDRGRAYLFGTTNSKDGSKRFSMRRHSSSLENEPSNVVGSSEGANNSLELWKAESDGSIPCPPKELGGCGGSILDLKCFFPEKMLSNLEERADRIMRSEVFAKAVAKRSDQCPCYDHSGNIRTQDVRETANTKGSSDNHLYCPVATAIKEDDLAHFQMHWTKGEPVIVSDVLHLTSGLSWEPLVMWRALREKKTNGDVEDEHFAVRALDCLDWCEVEINIHMFFVGYMKGRTHHMTHWPEMLKLKDWPPSSSFDQRLPRHGAEFISALPFPEYTDPRYGPLNLTVKLPDGALKPDLGPKTYIAYGFYQELGRGDSVTKLHCDMSDAVNILTHTAQVPYARYQLEKIEETRKKMKEQDLQELYGVSELNLSSPFTDSRNISADEMSKTSCLDVNDVPPVNNESEVQSGAGQCSDYIDKDRSYAGMHNGERTGGALWDIFRREDSDKIQDYLRKHATEFRHIFCNPVKQVIHPIHDQTFYLTEEHKRKLKEEYGVEPWTFEQKLGEAVFIPAGCPHQVRNLKSCIKVAMDFVSPESVNECMKLTGEFRRLPPDHRAKEDKLEIKKIALHALNQVVNFLDPSSEWSKSWFAQLKNKKKAGAEEQEKPKRKRGRPCRKSNDEAAGDRHRKKGGRQRGRKRGYGKSKDGAGAVDVKPPKRQRNLLKGSGNRVGG comes from the exons ATGCTCCTGTCACCGCACGGACGGCTAGGATCTCACCGAGACGCCTCGGTCGCCGTGCCCGCGCCCAAACCGGTTAGGAAGGAAATAAAATGGAAGACGTCCTCGTCTCCATCGCCGGTTGTGTCTCCTCCTATCCATTTCTCCAGTCGTTTCTCTCCCCTCGCGCTGCCCATGGCCATCCCGGAGGACCTAGAGGGGACCTCGGGCGATGGCGGGGTGACGAATCGCGGGAGTAGAGGGCGGCGAAAAGGCGCGGCGAAGGGGCGCGGGAGGGGCAGGCCGCGGAGCGCCGACAGATCCTTTCCGCCGCCGGCGATGGCTGGGGTGGCGGTCGGGGACAGGGTGCTCAGGGAGAGGAGGCACACGACCAACGTTTTCTGCGAGCGCGACACGGATGTTGACGATGAG TCCATTTATTTTCAGGATGATGTTGAGACAGTTAGGTCCAAGGACTCAAGGAGTGGCGATGTTTTACAGACTGCAAAAAAGAGGAAGAAGGGAGGTGCAGGGAAGGTTTCTGTCACAAAAAGGTCGAAAAGAGAGGGTGAAGAACAAAAGAAGGCATCACCCTCCAAGGATAAAGATTGTGCTGAAACTAATGGG AAAAGGAAGATGTTGACTGGGGATAATGCCCTGATGTGCCACCAGTGCCAGAGGAATGATAAAGGGAGGGTGGTCTGGTGTAATTCATGCAGAAATAAGCGCTTCTGTGTGCCATGCATTGAAAGATG GTATCCTAACTTGTCAGAAGACGAATTTGCTGCAAAATGCCCATATTGTCGCAAGAACTGTAATTGCAAAGGATGCCTTAGAATGAGAGGGGTTGAAGAG CCTCCAAAGAAGGAAATTTCTGAAGAAAATCAAATCTCTTATGCTTGCAATGTTGTGCGCTTGTTGCTTCCCTGGTTGAGAAAACTGCGACAGGAGCAGATGGAGGAGAAGAAATTGGaggctaaaataaaag GTGTTTTGGTGAATGAGATGAAGTTGGAACAAGCTGAATATAATCTAGATGAGCGTGTCTACTG CAATAATTGCAAAACTTCTATAGTTGATTTTCACAGAAGCTGCAAGTactgcttttatgatctgtgcctTGACTGCTGTGTGGAGATCCGCAGAGGTGAGATTCCTGGAGGAGAAGAGATAATGAGAGTAAAGCCTGAAGATAGAGGCCGAGCATATCTTTTTGGTACTACTAACTCAAAGGATGGGAGTAAAAGGTTCTCCATGAGGAGGCACAGCTCATCCCTGGAGAATGAGCCTTCCAATGTAGTAGGTTCTAGTGAGGGGGCAAATAACTCTCTGGAGCTGTGGAAAGCAGAAAGTGATGGTAGCATACCTTGCCCACCAAAGGAGCTAGGAGGCTGTGGCGGTTCGATTTTGGATCTCAAGTGTTTTTTTCCAGAAAAGATGCTTTCAAATTTAGAAGAACGAGCTGACAGAATTATGAGGAGCGAAGTATTTGCAAAAGCAGTAGCCAAAAGAAGTGACCAGTGCCCTTGTTATGACCATTCAGGAAACATAAGAACTCAGGACGTGCGAGAGACTGCAAATACGAAAGGCTCAAGTGATAACCATCTCTACTGCCCAGTTGCCACTGCTATCAAGGAGGATGACTTGGCGCACTTTCAGATGCACTGGACAAAAGGCGAACCAGTTATTGTTTCTGATGTTCTGCATTTGACTTCTGGTCTAAGTTGGGAACCATTAGTTATGTGGCGGGCATTGCGAGAGAAAAAGACTAATGGTGACGTAGAAGATGAGCACTTTGCTGTCAGGGCATTAGATTGCCTTGATTGGTGTGAG GTGGAAATTAACATACACATGTTTTTTGTGGGATATATGAAAGGCAGAACGCATCACATGACACACTGGCCTGAGATGCTTAAGCTAAAGGACTGGCCGCCATCTAGTTCTTTTGATCAGAGATTGCCTCGCCATGGTGCTGAGTTTATCAGTGCATTGCCATTTCCTGAGTACACTGATCCTCGATATGGTCCGCTGAATCTTACAGTCAAGCTACCTGATGGTGCATTGAAGCCAGATCTTGGACCAAAAACTTACATCGCTTATGGATTTTACCAAGAGTTAGGCAGGGGTGATTCTGTGACCAAGCTTCACTGTGACATGTCTGATGCG GTAAATATATTGACACACACAGCACAAGTGCCCTATGCGCGTTATCAACTTGAGAAGATAGAGGAAACCAGAAAGAAAATGAAAGAACAAGATCTTCAGGAACTTTATGGTGTTTCAGAACTAAACCTATCATCACCTTTTACTGATTCCAGGAATATAAGTGCTGATGAAATGTCAAAGACCTCAT GTTTGGACGTCAATGATGTACCACCTGTTAATAATGAATCTGAGGTACAAAGTGGGGCAGGCCAGTGTTCAGATTACATTGACAAGGATAGAAGTTATGCTGGGATGCATAACGGGGAGAGAACCGGTGGTGCCTTATGGGATATTTTCCGAAGAGAAGATTCTGACAAGATACAAGATTATCTTAGGAAACATGCCACGGAATTCCGGCACATCTTTTGCAATCCTGTGAAGCAG GTTATTCACCCAATTCACGATCAGACTTTCTACTTAACCGAGGAGCATAAGAGAAAGCTCAAGGAAGAATATG GTGTTGAACCCTGGACGTTTGAGCAgaagcttggtgaagcggttttcATTCCTGCTGGATGTCCTCACCAAGTGAGGAACTTGAAG TCTTGCATTAAGGTTGCGATGGACTTTGTCTCCCCAGAAAGCGTCAACGAGTGCATGAAACTGACTGGAGAGTTTAGGCGGCTTCCACCTGATCACAGGGCTAAAGAGGATAAGCTGGAG ATCAAGAAGATTGCTCTTCATGCTCTGAACCAAGTAGTAAATTTCTTGGATCCTTCCTCGGAGTG GTCGAAGAGTTGGTTTGCCCAACTCAAGAACAAAAAAAAGGCTGGAGCTGAAGAACAGGAGAAGCCTAAAAGGAAGCGTGGCCGCCCATGTCGCAAGTCCAACGATGAAGCTGCTGGCGATAGGCACAGAAAGAAGGGCGGCCGCCAAAGAGGTCGGAAGAGGGGATACGGCAAGTCCAAAGATGGCGCTGGCGCTGTTGATGTGAAGCCTCCTAAAAGGCAGCGCAATCTCCTGAAAGGCTCTGGCAATCGTGTAGGTGGTTGA